A window of the Oncorhynchus keta strain PuntledgeMale-10-30-2019 chromosome 21, Oket_V2, whole genome shotgun sequence genome harbors these coding sequences:
- the suox gene encoding sulfite oxidase, mitochondrial, giving the protein MLLLRHCRGLTRVGLLKTQRVQLLQGAALPVAVCAGSLCARWGSSHGGHKSGQYQRSHGPNWRHALAGLLAGTGALLAYGLHHSQTEQAATTIVQPIAPASSLPIYTQDEVTKHRSVEEGVWVTYKGSVYDITEFVSMHPGGDKILLAAGGALEPFWALYAVHSQDHVLEILSEYKVGELSAEDRRKQQSVKSTDPYSTDPERHPALRINSLKPFNAEPPPEILSDNYITPSAIFFKRNHLPVPQVDPKSYRLQVEGVPGGASLSLSLEELKTRFPKHTVTATLQCAGNRRSEMNKVKQVKGLNWGIAAISNATWSGARLKDVLLAAGYRSEVAQQTSHVQFEGLDSDVTGTTYGASIPLNKAVSEEGDVLLAYQMNGEDLPADHGYPVRVVVPGTVGARNVKWLGKIIVSEEESSSHWQQNDYKGFSPATDWDTVDFKSAPAIQELPIQSAITQPVEGAVVERSAEEVTVKGYAWSGGGREVVRVDVSLDGGRTWQVAQLQSSEKGQVPAPSPPPGRAWAWKLWELTAPLPPAVQELEIVCKAVDNSYNMQPDSVAPIWNLRGVLSNAWHRVKVAVKEDEEKQKLL; this is encoded by the exons GGTGCAGTTGTTGCAGGGTGCGGCCCTTCCTGTGGCAGTGTGTGCGGGCAGCCTCTGTGCACGCTGGGGCAGCAGTCATGGGGGGCATAAGTCAGGGCAGTACCAACGCAGCCATGGCCCCAACTGGAGACACGCCCTAGCAGGGctgctggctgggacaggggCTTTGCTGGCCTATGGCCTCCACCACAGCCAG ACTGAGCAGGCAGCCACCACTATAGTCCAGCCCAtagccccagcctcctctctacccatctacACCCAGGACGAGGTCACCAAACACCGCTCTGTTGAGGAGGGCGTCTGGGTCACCTACAAGGGCAGTGTCTATGACATCACAGAGTTTGTGTCCATGCACCCTGGTGGTGATAAGATCCTGCTAGCAGCAGGTGGGGCTCTGGAGCCCTTCTGGGCACTGTATGCCGTTCACAGCCAAGACCACGTGCTGGAGATCCTGTCTGAGTATAAG gtgggTGAGCTGAGTGCGGAGGATCGGCGGAAGCAACAAAGCGTGAAATCCACGGACCCCTACTCTACCGACCCGGAGCGGCACCCTGCCCTGCGCATCAACAGCCTCAAGCCCTTCAATGCCGAGCCCCCACCCGAAATCCTCTCCGACAACTACATCACCCCTTCAGCCATCTTCTTTAAGAGGAACCACCTGCCTGTGCCACAAGTGGACCCGAAATCCTACCGGTTGCAGGTGGAGGGTGTGCCTGGTGGAGCATCTCTGAGCCTCTCTCTGGAGGAGCTGAAGACACGCTTCCCCAAACACACAGTCACGGCCACGCTGCAGTGTGCTGGCAACCGCCGCTCGGAGATGAATAAAGTCAAGCAGGTGAAGGGGCTCAATTGGGGCATCGCTGCGATAAGTAATGCTACGTGGAGCGGCGCCAGGCTGAAGGATGTGCTGCTGGCAGCTGGCTACAGGTCAGAGGTGGCCCAGCAGACATCCCACGTTCAATTTGAAGGCCTTGACAGTGACGTGACCGGCACCACCTACGGAGCATCTATCCCGCTCAACAAGGCGGTAAGTGAAGAGGGCGACGTGCTGCTGGCTTACCAGATGAATGGAGAAGACCTACCTGCTGACCACGGCTATCCCGTACGGGTGGTGGTGCCGGGAACGGTGGGCGCCCGCAATGTCAAGTGGCTGGGAAAGATCATAGTGAGTGAGGAGGAGAGCAGCAGCCACTGGCAGCAGAATGACTACAAGGGCTTCTCCCCCGCCACTGACTGGGACACGGTGGACTTCAAGTCGGCCCCAGCCATCCAGGAGCTGCCCATCCAGTCGGCCATCACCCAGCCAGTGGAGGGAGCTGTGGTGGAACGCAGCGCAGAGGAGGTGACGGTGAAGGGCTACGCTTGGAGCGGGGGCGGCCGGGAGGTGGTGCGTGTCGATGTGTCTCTGGATGGGGGGCGGACCTGGCAAGTGGCGCAGCTACAGAGCAGTGAGAAGGGGCAGGTCCCGGCCCCCTCGCCCCCACCCGGCAGAGCCTGGGCCTGGAAACTGTGGGAGCTGACAGCCCCACTGCCTCCCGCAGTCCAGGAACTGGAGATTGTGTGCAAGGCGGTGGACAACAGCTACAACATGCAGCCAGACTCAGTGGCACCTATCTGGAACCTGAGGGGAGTTTTGAGTAACGCCTGGCACAGGGTGAAAGTCGCAGTCAAGGAGGATGAGGAAAAGCAGAAACTGTTGTGA
- the LOC118400372 gene encoding transmembrane protein 198-like isoform X2 → MTDPDGAEGEGLAEVNACSLEIERKYEVIPAVICSMCCLFGIIYCFIGYRCFKAVMFLSGLMFGSVIIFLLCHKERVLDTQLSVEASAGIGLGIGLLCGLVTMLVRSVGLFMTGLLLGLLLALATLLVTHQFYTPTTVWVPLGVLLGTGMLFAVLTLQWQKLFTVLSTSVFGAAIMMVCVDYFVEMLALARHAYQYLRLSPAPSLCWYSWVIMGIWPALSFMGVLVQWKLTAVGFSHTEVIISRRQKRAQLMQIRQKDVKKRQQNSGQEGTYRRKPTPVKRYAGDLLAPSYLQSLRDRQMGTGNSLSSLGTTNHTIIDFDYETSSTVPLTITTPVNRV, encoded by the exons ATGACAGACCCTGACGGGGCTGAAGGGGAGGGCCTGGCCGAGGTGAACGCCTGCAGCCTGGAGATCGAGAGGAAGTATGAAGTCATCCCTGCCGTCATCTGCTCCATGTGCTGCCTGTTCGGCATCATCTACTGCTTCATTG gATATCGCTGCTTCAAGGCGGTCATGTTCCTGTCGGGCCTGATGTTCGGCTCTGTCATAATCTTCCTGTTGTGCCACAAGGAGCGGGTGCTAGACACCCAGCTGAGTGTGGAGGCCTCGGCAGGTATCGGCCTGGGCATCGGCCTGCTGTGTGGCCTGGTCACCATGCTGGTGCGCTCCGTGGGTCTCTTCATGACGGGTCTGTTACTGGGCCTGCTACTTGCCCTCGCCACCCTGCTGGTCACCCACCAGTTCTACACACCCACCACCGTCTGGGTGCCCTTAGGGGTGCTGCTGGGCACTGGCATGCTGTTTGCTGTGCTCACCCTACAGTGGCAGAAGCTCTTCACCGTGTTGTCTACGTCTGTGTTCGGGGCGGCCATCATGATGGTGTGCGTTGACTACTTTGTGGAGATGCTGGCGCTGGCCAGACACGCGTATCAGTACTTGAGGCTGTCACCGGCGCCGTCGCTCTGCTGGTACAGCTGGGTGATCATGGGTATCTGGCCGGCACTCAGCTTCATGGGGGTGCTGGTGCAGTGGAAGCTGACAGCCGTGGGGTTCTCACATACTGAGG TCATCATCAGCAGGAGGCAGAAGCGGGCCCAGTTGATGCAGATCAGACAGAAAGATGTCAAGAAGCGCCAGCAGAACAGTGGGCAGGAGGGCACATACCGTCGCAAGCCCACCCCCGTCAAACGCTATGCCGGGGACCTGCTGGcaccg AGCTACCTGCAGAGTCTTAGGGACAGACAGATGGGCACAGGCAACTCCCTCAGCAGCCTGGGCACTACCAACCACACAATAATCGACTTTGACTATGAGACAAGCTCCACCGTAcccctcaccatcaccacacctgtCAACAGGGTCTGA
- the LOC118400372 gene encoding transmembrane protein 198-like isoform X1 yields the protein MSLELERKSLGYQQQSTPERGVVWSVGGSPSMTDPDGAEGEGLAEVNACSLEIERKYEVIPAVICSMCCLFGIIYCFIGYRCFKAVMFLSGLMFGSVIIFLLCHKERVLDTQLSVEASAGIGLGIGLLCGLVTMLVRSVGLFMTGLLLGLLLALATLLVTHQFYTPTTVWVPLGVLLGTGMLFAVLTLQWQKLFTVLSTSVFGAAIMMVCVDYFVEMLALARHAYQYLRLSPAPSLCWYSWVIMGIWPALSFMGVLVQWKLTAVGFSHTEVIISRRQKRAQLMQIRQKDVKKRQQNSGQEGTYRRKPTPVKRYAGDLLAPSYLQSLRDRQMGTGNSLSSLGTTNHTIIDFDYETSSTVPLTITTPVNRV from the exons ATGAGTTTAGAACTCGAGAGAAAATCCCTTGGGTATCAACAACAGTCTACGCCAGAAAGAGGAG TGGTCTGGTCGGTCGGAGGGAGCCCCAGCATGACAGACCCTGACGGGGCTGAAGGGGAGGGCCTGGCCGAGGTGAACGCCTGCAGCCTGGAGATCGAGAGGAAGTATGAAGTCATCCCTGCCGTCATCTGCTCCATGTGCTGCCTGTTCGGCATCATCTACTGCTTCATTG gATATCGCTGCTTCAAGGCGGTCATGTTCCTGTCGGGCCTGATGTTCGGCTCTGTCATAATCTTCCTGTTGTGCCACAAGGAGCGGGTGCTAGACACCCAGCTGAGTGTGGAGGCCTCGGCAGGTATCGGCCTGGGCATCGGCCTGCTGTGTGGCCTGGTCACCATGCTGGTGCGCTCCGTGGGTCTCTTCATGACGGGTCTGTTACTGGGCCTGCTACTTGCCCTCGCCACCCTGCTGGTCACCCACCAGTTCTACACACCCACCACCGTCTGGGTGCCCTTAGGGGTGCTGCTGGGCACTGGCATGCTGTTTGCTGTGCTCACCCTACAGTGGCAGAAGCTCTTCACCGTGTTGTCTACGTCTGTGTTCGGGGCGGCCATCATGATGGTGTGCGTTGACTACTTTGTGGAGATGCTGGCGCTGGCCAGACACGCGTATCAGTACTTGAGGCTGTCACCGGCGCCGTCGCTCTGCTGGTACAGCTGGGTGATCATGGGTATCTGGCCGGCACTCAGCTTCATGGGGGTGCTGGTGCAGTGGAAGCTGACAGCCGTGGGGTTCTCACATACTGAGG TCATCATCAGCAGGAGGCAGAAGCGGGCCCAGTTGATGCAGATCAGACAGAAAGATGTCAAGAAGCGCCAGCAGAACAGTGGGCAGGAGGGCACATACCGTCGCAAGCCCACCCCCGTCAAACGCTATGCCGGGGACCTGCTGGcaccg AGCTACCTGCAGAGTCTTAGGGACAGACAGATGGGCACAGGCAACTCCCTCAGCAGCCTGGGCACTACCAACCACACAATAATCGACTTTGACTATGAGACAAGCTCCACCGTAcccctcaccatcaccacacctgtCAACAGGGTCTGA